Proteins from a single region of Bacteroidota bacterium:
- a CDS encoding MBL fold metallo-hydrolase yields the protein MKIQIFTFNPFAENTYIVYDESRDCAIIDPGCYMPEEKEELLDFIARQQLEPVLLLNTHCHLDHIFGNKLIADTFGLKPMYHQLETQLIEAAESYGKQWGIFAEPSPLAEQFLNEGDKVSVGGLTFDIIFAPGHSPGSLCFYQPEYKVLFGGDVLFKQSIGRFDLPGGDEQTLLNSIREKLFVLPGDVRVLPGHGADTSIDFEKKHNPYLK from the coding sequence ATGAAAATACAAATATTTACCTTTAATCCTTTTGCAGAAAACACCTATATAGTTTATGACGAAAGTAGAGATTGCGCCATCATTGACCCGGGTTGTTATATGCCGGAAGAAAAAGAAGAGTTATTGGATTTTATTGCCCGACAGCAACTCGAACCGGTTTTATTACTCAACACACATTGTCATCTCGATCATATTTTTGGCAACAAACTGATTGCGGATACATTCGGGCTTAAGCCGATGTATCATCAGCTTGAAACGCAATTAATTGAAGCAGCGGAATCCTATGGCAAACAATGGGGGATTTTTGCAGAACCTTCGCCTTTGGCAGAGCAATTTTTGAACGAAGGAGATAAAGTTTCTGTGGGTGGGCTCACTTTTGACATCATTTTTGCACCCGGACATAGCCCCGGCAGCCTTTGTTTTTATCAGCCGGAGTACAAGGTGTTGTTTGGTGGGGATGTTTTGTTTAAGCAAAGTATAGGTCGTTTTGATTTGCCGGGTGGCGATGAACAAACCTTGCTTAACAGCATCCGAGAAAAACTGTTTGTGTTGCCGGGTGATGTCCGCGTGTTGCCGGGACATGGCGCTGATACAAGCATTGATTTTGAGAAGAAACATAATCCTTATCTCAAGTAA